The stretch of DNA CGAAATAGCCCGCCGGTTCGGGCGTCAGGACGATCTTGCCTTTCAGGTCCAGATCCTTAAGCTTGGGAACGTCGCTGCGGTCGAGATAGATGGCTTCTCCCTCCCAGGCTCCGGGGTCGCAGCCCCTCGTCATCAGCGCCGGGCTTTCGGCCAAGCGGCTCAAGCGCTTCTCCTCGGGGGACTTCAGCCAGAGCTCGGCTTCCTGTCCCACCCACCAGGTGCGGGCGGGGTTGCGGCCGATCGTCTCCAGCCGGACTTCGTCGAGTCCGTATTCCTTTAGGCGGCCGGCCAGGAACTCGGCTTCGTAAAAATGGCCTTCGAACTCCTGCGGCGTCCGCTGACGGACGTAGCCGGCCAGCGCCGCCTCGTTGGCGAAGGGGATCTGGCCCGAGACCTCGCCGAGGATGGCCTTGAGAAGGCCGGGCGGCAGGGCCGTCGCCGGCGGGCGGAGCGCTTGGGCCGCAGCGCCCAAAGCCGTCGCCAGGACGATCAGGAAGGTGAAGAGGACGGTGCGAATCCGCCGGGTCTCGGGTCTCATGAAGCCTCCTTAGAATTGCGGCAGGTGTATCAATCATCCTAGAGACTGGGGCCGAAAAAGTAAAGAAGAAGGAAGATGCGTGGCCGGCCGGACAGGGATTTAAGAGGGCTCGGAGGCCGTGCGATCCGTCTCCAAAACGAAGTTGAGCGCGATTTCCAAGCCTGCTTCGACGGCTGCGGGCTCGATCGCGTCCACGGTGTCGCGCGAGGTGTGGTAATCGACGTCCCTCCGGACGAAGTGCGTCGAAATGCCGATGAGAGAGACCGACTCGACGCCGACGCGGGCGAACTGTCCCGCGTCCGTCCCTCCGCCGCCCAAGGGGAACCGGATGGCGCGGACGGGGCGGCCGAGCTCGGCGGCGATCCGCAGGCCCTCGCCGGTGAGACGCGCCGACAAGCGGGTCAGGCCGTTCGTGTCCGTTTTCAGGAACGCGAGATCCCGCGTCCGGCTAAGGGTATCCATGTTGAACACCATGGACTTCATCTCCCGAAGCTCGCCGCGGTGTCTATGGGCGTAGGCGAACGATCCCCTCTGGCCGTTCTCCTCGCCGTCCAGGCTCAAGAAGATAAGACGGGTGTGATTCAGCCGTCCGGCTTCTCCGCTTCGGATGATTTCCGCCAGCTTGACCAGCGCCAGGCAGGTGGCGAGATTGTCCGAGGCGCCCGGGGACGCCTGCCGGCCGTAGTACCAAAACATGGGAACGACGAAGAGGCCTCCGGCGAGGATCGCGACCTTCAGGAAGGCGCGGACGCCGCCGGCGGCGGGTTCGGACCAGATTCCAGCCGCCAAAAAAAAGGCCCCGACATTGGCGATGAGATGGAACGCTATCGGCAGAACCATCCGAAAGGCATAGGCCCATTGGCGCTTTTCAATGAAGCGGCAGACCGGCGTGCTGTCGTGATGGCCGGTCAGGATGATCTGCTGGCGGACCTCGAGGGCCGGTTCCATGATCCCGACCGCGTTGGCGCCGGCTTTCTTGGGGAAGAGGGGATCGAAGAAGCGCCCCAGGAAAACGAAGTTGTTGATGATGTAAACGGTCCCGAGGGAAAAGAGAGCCGCGGCCGCTCCTGTCGCGATGCCGCCGAGGAAAAAACAGGCTCCGGCCAGCAGGTAGGAGGCGGCCAAAACCCGGTTCATCAGAAAGAAGGACGCCGGGTGTTGGGCGAATTCTTCGAGATGAGAGCGGTCGCAGGATTTTGCCATCTCGCGCCGGATCTCTTCGGCGGCTCGCAGACAGCCTGGGCTGCCCGGGAGGCGCGGGTGGCAGCGGTCGATCATCGCCCGCGTGCGGGCCAGGAGATCCTGGGTGTATTTGGGCGATAGGCGGATCACAGCTTATTCCGGAGGCAACGATATCAAGGCCGATCGGCGAAGTCAAAACAACGCCGCGGGCGGGGAATAAGCCGGGGCGCCGGGGAAGCCTCGAGATCATTCGGCCTTCCCGCGTGCAGCGCCGTGTCGGCGCCCGAGGGCCAAGGGCGGCCTCGGGGGTCAGCGAGACCAGACCGCCAGCGTGAGACCGGAGGTCTCCGCATAGCCGGTCAGGGACCAGCCATAAAATTCTTCGCTCCAATTGCGTCCCCGCGCGATCTCAAACGAGGCCAAGGCCTGATGGGTTTCACGACCGGCCGGCGTTGCCTGGGGAATTTTATTATTCGCGGCGGTCTACTGAATGGGACCGGATGGCGGAGCCGACCGCGCCGCGGATCCGGAAATTTCGATCCGGGAGAAAGACCGATAAAAATGAATCGAATTCGGAGTCTGTCGATCGCTTTGGCCGTGGCCGCCTTGGCCGGCTCCGGCGCGGCTCAGACGAAGCTGGGATGCATCAACGCCCAGGAGGTCTTCGAAAAATCATCCGAAGGGAAGAAGGTGACGGCCCGTTTGCAGGAAGCCGAACGGCAGAATACGACGGCCTTGGCCCGGCTGGACGACGAAATCCGGGCTCTCCAGACGAAGCTCCAAGCCCAAAAGCTGACCCTGACCGAAGTGGCGGCCGCTCAGCTGACGTCCGATCTGGACAAGAAAACTATCGAGCGGAAGCGAAAGGCCGAAGACGCCTATGCCGCTTGGAACGAGCTCCGGGACCGATTATTCCAGAAGCTTCAGGAGGAGCTCCTAGCCATCATCGGCCAGCTCGGGAAGGAAAACGGTTACGATCTGATCATTGACGTGGCTAAGAGCGGAGCCGCTTATTGGAGCCCGGCGGTCGATCTGTCCGTGGAGGTGATCAAGAGATACGACGCCTCAAAAGCGTCGGTAAAATAGGGGCGGTTCGGGGCGCTTCTTGCAGCCTCCGGTCCGGCCGGTGACGGGAGGCGCGTCCGGGGATCAGAGCTCGGGGGCTTGGGGCAAGGTTGGAGCTTCCCGCCCGTCCTCGGATTCGGCGTCGAGATAATCCGGCCGGTGAACGTCGCGGATGAAAAGCAGGCCGTCGAACCGCTCGCGTGGGACGAGGGCCGTGTCCCGGAAGCCCCAGTCCTTGGCCGGGAGCAGGCTGGACATCCAGGTGTTCAGCCGGTTCGGCCTGGCGCCGGCCAAATCGACCATCAGCGCACCGGGGCCCGCCGCCAGGAGGATGGCTTCCAGCCCATTATCGCGCGGCGGCGTCAGCGCGTATGGCGTCCGGTCGTTCCCGCAGGCTTCGCCCCGGCCGGCGAACAGGCCGATGGCGTAATACGCATCGCCGAAGGCTTGGGCCAGCCGCGTGCCCAGCGGCACAACCGAAAAAGAGCCGTCCGCGGCGGGAGAGCGTCCGATGTGGGCATTGTGACCCCAGAGGATGATCTTGCGGCCGGGGTAGATTTCGCGGGCCAGCGTGGTGACGTTATCGGCCATTCCGGCTTCCCTCGCGTTCGTGCGCGCAGCGCCGGTCCGGGTCCGCTCGAGGATGAAGGCGTCCATGGACAAGGCCGTCCGGCGCAGGATGGCGGGCAGCTCGGGCGACTCCGGATGGGCGGCCGCGAGCGCCGGGGCGTTGGCCCCAAGCCACCAGGCCAGGTTGGCGTAAAACGTCCGGAACGCGCCCGCGTTCGCCTGGAGCCATGAGGGATCGCCGAAGCGGACGACGAACTCGCCGTCTCGGCGCTCGACTTCCGCGGCGTAGGCCGGATCGACGCGCCCGATCGCTTCGCTCAGGATCCGCGGCCTTTCCGCGGCGCCGCGGGCCGAGCTGATCTGAACGTCGAAGCCGGCCAGGATGAGCGGGTGGTCCGTCGACTTGGTCCCCCTGAGGTACTCGAACAGCTCCAGGGTTTCGCGATTGTGCCAGACGCCGAAGAGCGAGTCCCGCAGCGTTGTTTCCGCGGCTTGGCCGGCAGCCCGCCGGTCGGCCGCCCAGGCTTCGAAGATCGAGCTCTCGAAGGCGATGACGTCGTAGCCCAGCTTCTCATGTAGATATTTGATCAGGCGGACTTTGACTAGGCTGAACTCGGCGACGCCGTGGGCGCTTTCGCCGAGGGCGACGATCCGTCTTCCGGCCAGGGCGGCGTCGAGGAAAAGAAGGTCCGAGTCATCCGGGGCGCCGGCTTCGAGCGTCGTCAGGGGATGGTGCTCGGCCCGCGCCGAGGCCGCCCAATCGGATCGGACGCGGGGGGAAGCTCCCTGGGCCGCAAGGAAGCCCGGCAGGCAGAGAACAAGGAGCGCGATGGCGCTTTTCGCGATGACGGCTCGGCCTCTGGGGCGAATCATTTCAATCAGGCCAAGTCCCGCCCGGCGGGGCCGGCTTCCGATCGGCATTATAGCAGGTTTCCGCCGCGAGCCGATATCATCGGCCGGCCTTCAGCTCGACCCGTTTCTTGGCCGTCCCTCCGGCTTTGGACTCGACGGTGAATTCGGCCCAGCCGCTCGATCCGTCCAACTTGACTAGATAGGCAAACGTCTTGGCGTCTTTGGCCAGGAGCCGGAATTCGGTCGTCTTCCCGGCGCCGTGCGCGGGCGCCGCTCCCGCTTCGCCCAGGGAGGTGTCCCGAGCCGGCACCTCGATGAGCTTGACGCTCTCCGAGCCGGCGAAGAGCAGACGATCCGGGACCGCCTGTTTGAGCTTCAGGGATTGGTCGGAGAAGGTCGGGTAGGCCGAATCGTTTTTGACCGTGACTTCGACCCAAAGCAGATCGGCCGCGACGGGCTTGACCGCGACGTCGCCGAATGCGACCCGAGGGAACTGCGAGGCGCAATAAAGCGCGAACTGGGAATTGCGCAGCGCCTCGTCCTCGATGTAGCGGGCCGGCGGCGTCCGGGTCATGTGCTTGCGGGCCGTGCCGCCGATCCAGATCGGACCCAGGTCGGGATGGTTGAACGGATGAGGGTTGATCCAGCCCTCGCCGCCCAGCTCGACGTCGATCCACTGCATGTATTCCTCGTCGTCCACCCGGCCGTCGGCGTTGACGTCGCCGTCCAACGGCGTCCCCCACAGCTCGATGAGATAGGCGAAGGCGCCGCGGGTGAAGTAGGAGTTGGCCTGAGCCTGGCCGACCGCGCCGCTGGGCGTCGGCCGGTAGTCCTTGAGAATGCGGGCGCCCATGGTCACGATGTCGGTCTGCACGGCCATGTCGTTCTGGACATCCCGGTCGACGACGCGGTCGAAGAGCTGGGCGTACCGGTTGGTCTTGCGCAGCTCCTCCAATTGGCGGGCGACCTGTTCGGCCCGCAGCCGCTGCTGGTCGGGGGCCAGGGCTGCCCGGGCCGCCTGGGGGGCGGCGAACATGATCAGCTTGCCCGTATTATGATAGTGGAACGAAGCAAAGATGTTGGCGTGGCCCAGCCAGAACTCGTAGACGTTGCGCGTCTCCTGCTCGCTTAACGGGTAGGGGTAACCATTGGCCAGCGACCAATCGAAGGGGAAATTGCGGTTGGGATCCGGGCCGCCCAGGTCGTCCTCGTTGATCCGCCCGTCGCCGTCGTTGTCGAAGCCCTCGGTCCCGATTCGACGGAAACGGCGGACTTCCTCGCGAGGGTCCGCTGCGGCGACGAAGCGGCGCTTGTCCGGCGATAGCTGGAATTCGCCTTGGGGGTCCTCGGCGTACATGATCGACAGCTCGCCGTCGCCGTCCACGTCCTCGGTCTGGTCCTCGTCATACAGGCCGTCCCCGTCGTCGTCCCAGGGCCGGAACGGCTCGCGGGGGTTGTTGGCGGTGTTGGGGAAGACGACGTAAGAATCGTTGGCGTCCACGTTGAGGCCGGGCAGGATATAGAAGGTCAGCCGGTCGACCAAGTCGTGGATGCGGGGGTCGTAGTCGTAGCGGGTCAGCAGGCTCCAGGCCAGGTAGAGCGAGCAGGTGATGCCGTTGACCTCGTTGCCGTGGATGGCGCCGTCGACCCATAGGGCCGGCTTCTTGTCGGCCGGGCCGGCGGCTTTGGCGGAGATCGTCAGCAGGAATTGATCGCGGCCCAGCCGGCTCTTGCCGATAGAGGAAATATCGGCCAGGTGAGGGTATTTCTTCTGCAGCTCGGCGATGATCTTGGTCCACTCGCCGTAGGCGTAGTAACGCTTCCAGGAGATGGGGAAATCGAGCTCGCCGTGGGAGCCTCCTGGCGAAAGCTGCAGCTTGGCCGGGGCGGTCTGGGAGGCGAAAGAGGA from Candidatus Aminicenantes bacterium encodes:
- a CDS encoding M28 family peptidase, yielding MIRLSPKYTQDLLARTRAMIDRCHPRLPGSPGCLRAAEEIRREMAKSCDRSHLEEFAQHPASFFLMNRVLAASYLLAGACFFLGGIATGAAAALFSLGTVYIINNFVFLGRFFDPLFPKKAGANAVGIMEPALEVRQQIILTGHHDSTPVCRFIEKRQWAYAFRMVLPIAFHLIANVGAFFLAAGIWSEPAAGGVRAFLKVAILAGGLFVVPMFWYYGRQASPGASDNLATCLALVKLAEIIRSGEAGRLNHTRLIFLSLDGEENGQRGSFAYAHRHRGELREMKSMVFNMDTLSRTRDLAFLKTDTNGLTRLSARLTGEGLRIAAELGRPVRAIRFPLGGGGTDAGQFARVGVESVSLIGISTHFVRRDVDYHTSRDTVDAIEPAAVEAGLEIALNFVLETDRTASEPS
- a CDS encoding OmpH family outer membrane protein, producing MNRIRSLSIALAVAALAGSGAAQTKLGCINAQEVFEKSSEGKKVTARLQEAERQNTTALARLDDEIRALQTKLQAQKLTLTEVAAAQLTSDLDKKTIERKRKAEDAYAAWNELRDRLFQKLQEELLAIIGQLGKENGYDLIIDVAKSGAAYWSPAVDLSVEVIKRYDASKASVK
- a CDS encoding erythromycin esterase family protein, which gives rise to MIRPRGRAVIAKSAIALLVLCLPGFLAAQGASPRVRSDWAASARAEHHPLTTLEAGAPDDSDLLFLDAALAGRRIVALGESAHGVAEFSLVKVRLIKYLHEKLGYDVIAFESSIFEAWAADRRAAGQAAETTLRDSLFGVWHNRETLELFEYLRGTKSTDHPLILAGFDVQISSARGAAERPRILSEAIGRVDPAYAAEVERRDGEFVVRFGDPSWLQANAGAFRTFYANLAWWLGANAPALAAAHPESPELPAILRRTALSMDAFILERTRTGAARTNAREAGMADNVTTLAREIYPGRKIILWGHNAHIGRSPAADGSFSVVPLGTRLAQAFGDAYYAIGLFAGRGEACGNDRTPYALTPPRDNGLEAILLAAGPGALMVDLAGARPNRLNTWMSSLLPAKDWGFRDTALVPRERFDGLLFIRDVHRPDYLDAESEDGREAPTLPQAPEL
- a CDS encoding M14 family metallopeptidase, which produces MTTQTNHHRGRGAAALGLAVLGLATILGLPSSFASQTAPAKLQLSPGGSHGELDFPISWKRYYAYGEWTKIIAELQKKYPHLADISSIGKSRLGRDQFLLTISAKAAGPADKKPALWVDGAIHGNEVNGITCSLYLAWSLLTRYDYDPRIHDLVDRLTFYILPGLNVDANDSYVVFPNTANNPREPFRPWDDDGDGLYDEDQTEDVDGDGELSIMYAEDPQGEFQLSPDKRRFVAAADPREEVRRFRRIGTEGFDNDGDGRINEDDLGGPDPNRNFPFDWSLANGYPYPLSEQETRNVYEFWLGHANIFASFHYHNTGKLIMFAAPQAARAALAPDQQRLRAEQVARQLEELRKTNRYAQLFDRVVDRDVQNDMAVQTDIVTMGARILKDYRPTPSGAVGQAQANSYFTRGAFAYLIELWGTPLDGDVNADGRVDDEEYMQWIDVELGGEGWINPHPFNHPDLGPIWIGGTARKHMTRTPPARYIEDEALRNSQFALYCASQFPRVAFGDVAVKPVAADLLWVEVTVKNDSAYPTFSDQSLKLKQAVPDRLLFAGSESVKLIEVPARDTSLGEAGAAPAHGAGKTTEFRLLAKDAKTFAYLVKLDGSSGWAEFTVESKAGGTAKKRVELKAGR